A genomic stretch from Anoplopoma fimbria isolate UVic2021 breed Golden Eagle Sablefish chromosome 8, Afim_UVic_2022, whole genome shotgun sequence includes:
- the kank3 gene encoding KN motif and ankyrin repeat domain-containing protein 3, with protein sequence MTQSVQVTPKLPDLGSPFIYSSQEEADQSGSYSVQTPYGFQLDLDFLKYVEEIENGHNLRRAPVGPRRSGRGVKPSHRSVGGRTSGWTSTESLASPASEDGRAPPPPPPRNRLGSAPCEGLRLSPVTFLGVPPLSAGAKVPPPPPQRNPRVERTLLETSRRLQQEQTHQHQNGGRFQLADPPKKLLPTPSTQPLQSSWTKPSPQTSGRSTPAVGATMTPIPPSQLQTVREQMATALKQLKEMEERVKGVPALEKEVAKLRAEKDMLLLALQEEKEAKEVAQQKQQSTESFTQTTEILQTDQSIQSRLTTPISTGQKSLGKSGELKRLTEKFEGKDGKATDPSSKVLVKTPEKVSVVEKKSVAVGGDAPMDSVVFYYSQGVKDASEGTEVNVFDKGTGTEAPLVHEEGVQVSVETEEAGVWVIESLLGLTSEAQREIDTLQDTIKFQQESIVALEDRLSVADKDMGILKVQMEEKTSKVTSEKGVLAKPEMSNAQVETLTCALKHAAVSCRPEVNDACVGENLTADKIDQLTQTDTVVRTAEPAPVAVVSTGCQWENLLEEKMEEQKVTVLKKRQMTIAEYKVSPEEEVVSMAEQKEEDQGDKTAASSSKTGMLKSIMKRKDGSNSGEKKKSLQFVGILNGGYESTSSEDEEEEEEEEEEDGSSSGESGEGECLDSTEEDEAALEEETSEEERNINLDESDTDEETLRATSYSCEAVKEKFELSSKMREACLILKNHLNDDIKTLKSKEVLSSTHTVQLEWFRISSAKMAQSPRVSDYLMAFSEVSTALLEHVVNMTDGNGNTALHYSVSHSNFGVVGLLLDTGVCSVDKQNKAGYTAIMLAALSTVKEEEDMAVVKRLFSQGHVNAKASQAGQTALMLAVSHGRQEMVRALLECGADVNVQDDEGSTALMCASEHGRAEIVKLLLEQPGCDISIVDNDGSNALSIALEASHNDTAVLLYAHMNYAKTQPAASPKAQPRSPTSSHKSWPSD encoded by the exons ATGACTCAGTCGGTGCAAGTTACCCCAAAGCTGCCTG ATCTGGGCTCCCCATTCATCTACTCCAGTCAGGAGGAGGCTGACCAGTCAGGCTCCTACTCCGTCCAGACCCCGTATGGTTTCCAGCTGGATCTGGACTTCCTCAAATATGTAGAAGAGATAGAAAACGGGCACAATCTCCGTCGGGCACCCGTTGGCCCTCGCCGCTCTGGCAGAGGGGTCAAACCCTCCCATAGGAGTGTGGGGGGGCGTACCAGTGGCTGGACATCCACAGAGTCTCTGGCGTCCCCGGCCAGTGAGGATGGCAGAGCTCCTCCGCCGCCCCCACCACGCAACCGCCTTGGGTCAGCACCCTGTGAGGGGCTCCGTCTTTCCCCTGTGACCTTCCTCGGTGTTCCTCCCCTGTCTGCCGGAGCCAAAGTGCCGCCTCCTCCACCGCAGCGCAACCCCAGAGTGGAGCGGACTCTTCTTGAAACCAGCCGGCGGCTGCAACAGGAACAAACTCACCAGCACCAGAATGGTGGGCGCTTCCAGCTCGCAGATCCTCCAAAAAAGCTCTTACCCACTCCATCCACTCAACCGCTGCAGAGTAGCTGGACTAAACCCAGTCCTCAGACCTCTGGGCGCAGCACTCCAGCTGTTGGAGCCACAATGACTCCGATTCCACCCAGCCAGCTGCAGACAGTTAGAGAGCAGATGGCTACAGCCTTGAAACAGCTGAAGGAGATGGAAGAGAGGGTAAAGGGTGTTCCTGCGCTTGAGAAAGAGGTGGCCAAGCTTCGTGCAGAGAAGGACATGCTCCTGTTagccctgcaggaggagaaagaagccAAGGAGGTGGCCCAGCAGAAGCAACAGTCCACAGAGTCATTTACCCAAACCACAGAGATTCTTCAAACTGACCAGAGTATCCAGAGTCGATTGACTACACCAATCTCAACTGGACAAAAAAGCCTCGGAAAATCTGGTGAGCTGAAAAGGCTGACTGAAAAATTTGAGGGGAAGGATGGGAAAGCTACAGATCCTTCATCAAAAGTTTTAGTTAAAACTCCAGAAAAAGTGTCTGTTGTTGAGAAGAAATCAGTGGCTGTTGGGGGTGACGCACCAATGGACTCTGTTGTTTTCTACTACAGCCAGGGTGTGAAAGATGCTTCTGAGGGCACAGAggtaaatgtttttgataaagGCACAGGAACAGAGGCCCCTCTGGTTCACGAGGAGGGAGTACAGGTCAGTGTGGAGACAGAAGAGGCTGGAGTTTGGGTTATAGAGTCACTACTTGGGCTGACCAGCGAAGCACAGCGGGAGATTGATACCTTACAGGACACCATTAAATTCCAGCAGGAGTCCATTGTGGCTCTAGAGGACAGATTGAGTGTGGCCGACAAAGACATGGGGATCCTTAAAGTCCAGATGGAGGAGAAAACCTCTAAAGTCACATCTGAGAAGGGGGTTCTTGCCAAACCAGAAATGAGTAATGCCCAGGTAGAGACATTGACTTGCGCATTAAAACACGCCGCAGTTTCGTGCCGTCCTGAAGTGAACGATGCATGTGTAGGTGAGAACTTAACAGCCGATAAGATCGACCAACTCACCCAGACTGACACTGTAGTGAGAACAGCAGAGCCAGCACCTGTTGCAGTGGTCAGCACTGGGTGCCAATGGGAGAACTTGTTggaggaaaagatggaggagCAAAAAGTTACTGTTCTTAAGAAGAGACAGATGACCATCGCTGAATACAAGGTCTCGCCAGAAGAAGAGGTTGTCAGTATGGCTgagcagaaagaggaagacCAAGGAGACAAGACTGCAGCCAGCAGCTCCAAGACAG GTATGCTGAAATCAATCATGAAGAGGAAGGACGGGAGTAACTCAGgcgagaagaagaagagcctgCAGTTTGTTGGCATTCTGAATGGAGG GTATGAATCTACATccagtgaggatgaggaggaggaggaagaagaggaggaggaagatgggaGTTCTTCTGGAGAAAGTGGAGAAGGCGAGTGCTTGGACAGCACAGAGGAGGACGAGGCGGCTCTGGAGGAGGAAAcatcagaggaggaaagaaacatCAACCTGGACGAGAGTGACACAGATGAGGAAACCCTGAGAGCCACCAGTTATTCATGTGAAGCTGTGAAAGAGAA atTTGAGCTGAGCTCAAAAATGCGTGAAGCGTGCCTCATTCTAAAGAATCACCTGAACGATGACATCAAAACACTGAAGAGTAAGGAAGTG CTCTCCAGCACCCACACCGTCCAGCTCGAGTGGTTCCGTATCTCCAGCGCCAAGATGGCTCAATCTCCACGGGTCTCAGACTATCTGATGGCGTTCTCTGAGGTATCGACAGCGCTGTTGGAGCACGTAGTCAACATGACCGACGGCAACGGCAACACAGCTCTCCACTACAGCGTCTCCCACTCCAACTTCGGCGTGGTGGGGCTGCTGCTAGACACAG GTGTGTGCTCTGTGGATAAGCAGAACAAGGCTGGGTACACGGCCATCATGCTAGCTGCTCTCTCTActgtgaaagaggaggaggacatggctGTGGTCAAGAGGCTCTTCAGTCAGGGCCATGTCAACGCCAAGGCCAGCCAG GCGGGCCAGACAGCGTTGATGCTAGCTGTTAGCCATGGTCGGCAGGAGATGGTGCGGGCGCTGCTGGAGTGTGGCGCTGATGTTAACGTGCAGGACGACGAGGGATCCACAGCTCTGATGTGTGCCAGCGAACATGGCCGTGCTGAGATTGTCAAACTGCTCCTGGAACAGCCTGGTTGCGACATATCCATTGTTGATAAT GATGGCAGCAATGCTCTGTCCATCGCACTGGAGGCGTCTCACAACGACACAGCTGTGCTGCTCTACGCCCATATGAACTATGCTAAGACCCAGCCTGCG GCGAGTCCAAAAGCCCAGCCAAGGAGCCCCACCAGCTCCCACAAGTCCTGGCCTTCAGACTGA